A stretch of the Lolium perenne isolate Kyuss_39 chromosome 3, Kyuss_2.0, whole genome shotgun sequence genome encodes the following:
- the LOC127344788 gene encoding probable serine/threonine-protein kinase PBL1, giving the protein MMGCFTGLRSKKKKSPLVSNKKQTYARDTSLRLPEPEAHVPSLQSAPSSFRNRAKICQSANKVSHSRARVLSAPSSLILVDQDGLPYAEFDDQDDCRGKGGAIKAHRFSNPLPLPLPSPEGNSLRNFGSFKAINASGPLETSGPLPLPPKRCDGLKNFSYDEISSACQWFSGAQCVSETLTSTSYKASFRDDFVVPKTMEAIVARLLPSNQSFKEFKMQVNTLASLQHPNLCKLIGFHAKEESSERMLVYELLHHGSLDRLLFGRPDGCFMDWATRLKVALGAAKGLAFLHDEGPFQAMYDEFSTSNIQIEKDFTAKLSGYGCVGFNSEEERSSASMAGKNLSVETLEKGVLTPKSNVWSFGVVLLELITGKKNLDVRSSMEERNIVKWSRPFLTDDSRLSLIMDPRIKGRFPTKAARTVADIILKCLDRDPSERPTMRAVVESLLSIQDIKVPCRYPLKEPSTAPRKVMLKSTSLNGIVPRHPTMTFSPSPPSGNQHPVSPRSSTSALLPPRTCSSIITLDYSRVSSVKKSHPNIQRRPGVEGF; this is encoded by the exons ATGATGGGTTGCTTCACTGGTCTgagatcaaagaaaaagaaaagcccTCTTGTGTCGAACAAGAAGCAGACCTATGCAAGGGATACATCTTTGAGGCTTCCGGAGCCGGAAGCTCACGTGCCATCTTTGCAGTCAGCTCCTTCTAGTTTTAGGAACAGGGCCAAAATCTGCCAATCGGCAAATAAAGTTTCTCACAGCAGAGCACGTGTGCTGTCTGCTCCTTCAAGCCTGATTCTGGTTGATCAGGATGGCCTTCCATATGCTGAATTTGATGATCAGGATGACTGTAGGGGTAAGGGAGGAGCTATTAAGGCGCATCGGTTTTCAAACCCATTGCCCCTTCCTCTTCCCTCACCAGAAGGAAATTCTTTGAGGAACTTTGGCAGCTTCAAAGCTATCAATGCAAGCGGACCACTTGAGACTTCAGGTCCTCTCCCACTGCCTCCAAAGAGATGTGATGGACTTAAGAACTTCTCTTATGATGAAATTTCATCTGCTTGCCAGTGGTTTTCTGGTGCTCAATGTGTCTCAGAAACTCTGACTTCGACGTCATATAAGGCATCCTTTAGGGATGATTTTGTTGTCCCAAAGACGATGGAAGCAATAGTAGCTCGACTACTCCCCTCCAATCAG AGTTTCAAAGAATTTAAAATGCAAGTTAATACGCTGGCATCGCTTCAACATCCCAATTTATGTAAACTAATTGGCTTCCATGCAAAAGAAGAATCTAGTGAAAGGATGTTGGTCTATGAGCTGCTCCATCATGGCAGTTTAGACAGGTTACTATTCGGAAGACCGGATGGTTGTTTCATGGACTGGGCTACACGTTTGAAGGTGGCCCTGGGTGCTGCTAAAGGTCTAGCTTTCCTACACGATGAAGGACCCTTTCAG GCGATGTATGATGAGTTCTCAACTTCAAACATCCAAATAGAGAAAGATTTTACTGCGAAGCTATCAGGATATGGTTGTGTTGGCTTCAATTCTGAGGAGGAAAGATCTAGTGCATCTATG GCTGGTAAAAACCTCTCGGTAGAAACCTTGGAGAAAGGTGTATTGACTCCAAAGAGCAATGTATGGAGCTTTGGAGTTGTCTTGCTCGAGCTAATAACAGGAAAGAAGAACCTTGATGTGCGTTCATCCATGGAAGAACGTAATATTGTCAAGTGGAGCAGACCTTTCCTCACTGACGATAGTCGTCTATCCCTCATCATGGATCCCCGTATAAAAGGACGCTTTCCTACCAAGGCTGCTCGCACCGTGGCAGACATCATTCTGAAGTGCCTCGACAGGGATCCATCAGAAAGGCCAACGATGAGGGCAGTCGTGGAGTCCCTATTAAGCATCCAGGACATAAAGGTTCCCTGCCGATATCCTTTGAAAGAACCATCTACCGCGCCAAGAAAAGTGATGTTAAAATCTACGAGTCTCAATGGCATTGTTCCTCGGCACCCTACCATGACCTTCTCGCCATCGCCGCCATCAGGAAACCAACACCCTGTCTCACCAAGATCATCCACATCTGCACTGCTTCCTCCAAGGACATGTTCGTCCATTATCACTCTGGATTACTCCAGGGTAAGCTCAGTCAAGAAATCACACCCCAATATTCAGCGGAGACCTGGCGTTGAGGGTTTTTGA